In Streptomyces thermolilacinus SPC6, a single genomic region encodes these proteins:
- a CDS encoding STM4013/SEN3800 family hydrolase has protein sequence MNEVVGRDDLLLLTLDTLRHDVAAELAAAGRIPNLARHLPGGAWEKRHAPGSFTYASHQAMFAGFLPTPAEPGPHPRLFAARFAGSETTAGRTYVFDTPDLVSGLAAAGYRTVCVGGVGFFNKQGALGGVLPGLFQESHWEPEFGVASPVSFEAQVARAERIVAGLPAEQRLFLFLNVSALHQPNWFHLPGATREAGDSRSTHAAALEYVDRHVGRLFAAMSSRRRCFAIVCSDHGTAYGDDGYTGHRIGHEAVWTVPYSHFFLEPSA, from the coding sequence ATGAACGAGGTAGTGGGCCGCGACGACCTGCTCCTGCTCACGCTCGACACCCTGCGCCACGACGTGGCCGCCGAACTGGCCGCCGCCGGGCGCATACCGAACCTGGCCCGCCACCTGCCCGGCGGCGCCTGGGAGAAGCGGCACGCCCCGGGCAGCTTCACCTACGCCTCCCACCAGGCGATGTTCGCCGGGTTCCTGCCCACCCCGGCCGAACCGGGCCCGCACCCGAGGCTGTTCGCCGCCCGGTTCGCGGGCAGCGAGACGACCGCCGGGCGCACCTACGTCTTCGACACGCCGGATCTCGTGTCGGGCCTCGCCGCGGCCGGGTACCGCACGGTGTGCGTCGGCGGCGTCGGTTTCTTCAACAAGCAGGGGGCGCTCGGCGGCGTCCTGCCGGGCCTGTTCCAGGAGAGCCACTGGGAGCCGGAGTTCGGGGTCGCTTCGCCCGTCTCCTTCGAGGCGCAGGTCGCGCGGGCCGAGCGGATCGTCGCCGGACTTCCCGCGGAGCAGCGGCTGTTCCTCTTCCTCAACGTCTCCGCGCTGCACCAGCCCAACTGGTTCCACCTGCCCGGCGCGACCCGCGAGGCCGGGGACAGCCGCTCCACCCACGCCGCCGCCCTGGAGTACGTGGACCGGCACGTCGGCCGGCTGTTCGCCGCGATGAGCTCCCGCCGCCGCTGCTTCGCCATCGTCTGCTCGGACCACGGCACGGCCTACGGCGACGACGGCTACACCGGTCACCGCATCGGCCACGAGGCCGTGTGGACCGTGCCGTACTCCCACTTCTTCCTGGAGCCGTCCGCATGA
- a CDS encoding STM4014 family protein — MTEEAPPRWAVVGNPENRRVALFDRAVREAGLPAPRVVPWAAVLRDGGADFAPDEVVRLESPGENAEVDRVLRGLDDPTRVEGGARWYERFTAAVRTLRGGVRLDDPDELAVLFDKRRCHAVLDRAGVPVPGSPTSGGAVPVRGWDDIRALMDAHGMPRVFLKPAHGSSASGVVAVETAGRGRVRATTSVETTGDGSLHNSLRVRRLDGEREVAALADALAPDGLHIERWWPKASLDGRVTDLRVVVVGGRATHAVARTSRSPMTNLHLGGERGDLAAVTAAAGPRWADALEICERAAACFPGTLCVGVDLLPVVGWRRFAVAEVNAFGDLLPGLTGLPGSGAEGLDTYAAQVAAVQRHYTRNHRAPA, encoded by the coding sequence ATGACGGAGGAAGCGCCGCCGCGCTGGGCGGTCGTCGGCAACCCGGAGAACCGCCGCGTCGCCCTGTTCGACCGCGCCGTACGGGAGGCCGGGCTGCCCGCGCCGCGCGTCGTGCCGTGGGCGGCCGTCCTGCGCGACGGCGGCGCCGACTTCGCGCCCGACGAGGTCGTACGGCTCGAGTCGCCCGGCGAGAACGCCGAGGTGGACCGGGTCCTGCGCGGGCTGGACGACCCGACGCGCGTCGAGGGCGGCGCCCGCTGGTACGAGCGGTTCACCGCCGCCGTGCGGACGCTGCGGGGAGGCGTACGCCTCGACGACCCCGACGAGCTGGCCGTACTGTTCGACAAGCGGCGCTGCCACGCCGTCCTGGACCGGGCCGGGGTGCCGGTCCCGGGGTCCCCCACGTCCGGCGGCGCCGTCCCGGTGCGCGGCTGGGACGACATCCGGGCCCTGATGGACGCGCACGGCATGCCGCGCGTGTTCCTCAAGCCCGCCCACGGGTCCTCCGCGTCCGGTGTGGTCGCCGTCGAGACGGCCGGGCGCGGCCGGGTCAGGGCGACCACCTCCGTGGAGACGACCGGCGACGGCAGCCTCCACAACTCGCTGCGGGTCCGCCGCCTCGACGGCGAACGGGAGGTCGCCGCACTCGCCGACGCCCTCGCCCCCGACGGGCTGCACATCGAACGGTGGTGGCCCAAGGCGTCCCTGGACGGCCGCGTGACGGACCTGCGGGTCGTCGTGGTCGGAGGGAGGGCCACCCACGCGGTCGCCCGCACCAGCCGGTCGCCCATGACCAACCTCCACCTCGGCGGCGAGCGCGGCGACCTGGCCGCCGTGACGGCCGCCGCGGGACCCCGCTGGGCCGACGCCCTGGAGATCTGCGAGCGGGCCGCCGCCTGCTTCCCCGGCACGCTCTGCGTCGGAGTGGACCTGCTCCCCGTGGTCGGCTGGCGCCGGTTCGCCGTCGCCGAGGTCAACGCCTTCGGCGACCTCCTGCCCGGCCTCACCGGCCTGCCCGGCAGCGGCGCCGAGGGCCTCGACACCTACGCGGCGCAGGTCGCCGCCGTACAGCGCCATTACACGAGGAACCACCGTGCACCCGCCTGA